The following proteins come from a genomic window of Legionella cherrii:
- the lapB gene encoding lipopolysaccharide assembly protein LapB, whose amino-acid sequence MIDLWPLLLPAAAWSGWWMANRSKPKEDPAFYNRLSREYVVGLNYLLNEQPDKAVDIFIKLLEVDSDTVETHLALGSLFRRRGEVDRAIRIHQNLIARPQLSIVQRKESLMALGQDYMSAGLFDRAERIFLEVVELGGSKETRSLHGLLAIYQQEKAWEKALDVIKKLEISTGTSFHNQAAHYYCEMASQALKSNAIDKATYCIKQAISVDNESVRASLMNANLEMKEGRYKQAIRSLKRVPQQDADFLTEIIEPLVICHKELNTMDECIKYLEQTLENHPRASVIFVIAEYLRQQKNMDAAIDFVADNLSKHPSIRGLNQLIYWHLESAHGKVRDKLQMLYDITSKFLDNKPVYRCVHCGFGGKHLHWHCPGCKNWGRMKPVHGLEGY is encoded by the coding sequence ATGATTGATTTATGGCCATTACTATTGCCTGCTGCTGCTTGGTCGGGCTGGTGGATGGCAAATCGTAGTAAGCCCAAAGAAGATCCTGCTTTTTATAATCGTTTATCACGTGAATACGTTGTCGGACTTAATTATCTCTTAAATGAACAACCCGATAAGGCTGTTGATATTTTTATTAAATTATTAGAGGTAGATAGTGATACGGTAGAAACTCACCTTGCATTGGGAAGTTTATTCAGGCGTCGTGGCGAGGTTGATAGAGCCATCCGAATTCATCAAAATTTGATTGCAAGACCTCAGTTAAGTATTGTGCAAAGGAAAGAATCTTTAATGGCTCTTGGCCAGGATTATATGAGTGCTGGTTTATTTGATAGGGCAGAGCGAATTTTTTTAGAGGTTGTCGAGTTAGGTGGTTCTAAAGAAACACGAAGTTTACATGGCTTATTAGCCATTTATCAGCAAGAAAAAGCTTGGGAAAAGGCTTTAGATGTAATTAAAAAATTAGAAATTTCAACTGGAACAAGTTTTCACAATCAAGCAGCTCATTATTATTGTGAAATGGCCAGTCAGGCATTAAAAAGTAATGCGATTGATAAGGCTACCTATTGTATTAAACAGGCTATATCTGTGGATAATGAATCAGTTCGAGCCAGTTTAATGAATGCAAACCTGGAAATGAAAGAAGGTCGTTACAAGCAAGCCATTCGATCATTAAAGCGCGTCCCACAACAAGATGCAGATTTTTTAACAGAAATTATTGAGCCACTAGTTATATGCCACAAAGAATTAAATACAATGGATGAGTGCATCAAGTATCTTGAGCAGACCTTAGAAAATCATCCTCGGGCTTCAGTAATTTTTGTCATCGCAGAATATTTAAGACAACAAAAGAATATGGATGCCGCTATAGATTTCGTAGCCGACAATTTAAGCAAACATCCGTCAATAAGAGGTTTAAATCAGTTAATTTATTGGCATCTTGAATCGGCTCACGGGAAAGTTCGTGACAAATTACAAATGCTTTATGATATAACGAGTAAGTTTTTAGACAATAAGCCAGTTTATCGATGCGTTCATTGCGGTTTTGGTGGTAAGCATCTGCATTGGCATTGTCCCGGTTGTAAAAACTGGGGAAGAATGAAACCTGTCCATGGTTTGGAAGGATATTAA
- a CDS encoding lipopolysaccharide assembly protein LapA domain-containing protein codes for MRILMLVIYLLLIIIGVSFAALNATSVDVNFYFKTISMPISVLMTIMLGIGILVGFILFVGRYWRLKAECYKIKNQLKLTEKEIKNLRSIPLQDQH; via the coding sequence ATGCGCATATTAATGCTGGTTATTTATTTACTTCTCATTATTATTGGCGTTAGTTTTGCTGCCCTAAATGCTACTTCGGTAGATGTTAATTTTTATTTTAAAACAATATCTATGCCTATCTCAGTTCTTATGACAATTATGTTGGGCATTGGTATTTTAGTGGGTTTTATACTTTTTGTTGGACGATATTGGCGTCTAAAGGCGGAATGTTACAAAATTAAAAATCAATTGAAATTAACTGAAAAAGAAATTAAAAACTTACGATCAATTCCATTGCAAGATCAACATTAG
- the rpsA gene encoding 30S ribosomal protein S1, whose amino-acid sequence MSESFKELFEQSIAGAQFYPGAIINAKVIGIDSDYVILNAGLKSEGIVPKEEFYDKDGALEVNLGDTVEVALDSVEDGYGETLLSREKAKRQEAWRKLSKSHENNDTVTGLISGKVKGGFTVEIGTIRAFLPGSLVDVRPVRDPSYLEGKELEFKVIKMDLKRNNIVVSRRAVVEEESSADRQALLESLHEGQELHGIVKNLTDYGAFIDLGGIDGLLHITDISWKRVKHPSEVLSVGQDVKVKVLSFDSERNRVSLGMKQLGNDPWVDLVERYPIGKKLQGKVTNITDYGCFVEIEEGVEGLVHMSEMDWTNKNVHPSKVVSLGDVVDVMVLEIDEERRRISLGMKQCVGNPWQQFAATHNKNQKVSGKIRSITDFGIFIGLDGDIDGLVHLSDISWTVPGEEAVKQFKKGQELEAVILAIDPERERISLGIKQLEGDNFTSFVDEYTKGAIVKGTVVSVDPKTVTVALADDITGTIRASELSDERVDDATTLVKEGDEIEAKIINVDRKNRSITLSVKAKDAQDEADAIKKYSRTEGASTTTLGDLLKEKMASKESD is encoded by the coding sequence ATGTCTGAAAGTTTCAAAGAATTGTTTGAGCAAAGTATTGCCGGTGCTCAATTTTATCCTGGTGCCATTATTAATGCCAAAGTTATCGGTATCGATAGTGATTATGTCATTTTAAATGCCGGTCTAAAATCTGAAGGGATTGTACCTAAAGAAGAGTTTTATGACAAAGATGGTGCCTTGGAAGTTAACCTGGGTGATACTGTCGAAGTAGCGCTGGACTCAGTCGAAGATGGCTACGGCGAAACGCTCCTTTCAAGAGAAAAAGCAAAACGTCAGGAAGCTTGGCGAAAATTATCTAAATCACATGAAAACAATGATACAGTGACTGGTCTTATTTCCGGCAAGGTCAAAGGCGGATTTACTGTTGAGATTGGAACGATACGCGCCTTCTTACCTGGTTCATTAGTAGACGTCAGACCTGTAAGAGATCCTTCTTATCTTGAAGGAAAAGAGCTTGAATTCAAAGTAATTAAAATGGATTTAAAGCGCAACAATATTGTTGTATCACGTCGCGCAGTTGTTGAAGAAGAAAGCAGCGCTGACAGACAAGCATTGCTTGAGTCACTACATGAAGGCCAAGAACTCCATGGTATTGTCAAAAACCTTACCGATTATGGTGCATTTATCGATTTGGGCGGCATAGATGGCTTGCTACACATTACTGATATTTCATGGAAACGGGTCAAACATCCAAGTGAAGTATTATCAGTTGGTCAAGATGTAAAAGTGAAAGTATTAAGCTTTGACAGCGAAAGAAACCGTGTTTCTTTAGGCATGAAGCAATTAGGTAACGATCCTTGGGTTGACCTGGTGGAACGTTATCCAATAGGCAAAAAATTACAAGGTAAAGTAACTAATATTACTGATTATGGTTGCTTTGTAGAAATTGAAGAAGGTGTTGAAGGCTTAGTTCACATGTCTGAGATGGATTGGACCAATAAAAACGTACATCCAAGTAAAGTGGTTTCACTAGGTGATGTAGTTGATGTTATGGTGCTTGAAATTGATGAAGAACGACGTCGTATTTCTTTAGGTATGAAGCAATGTGTGGGTAATCCATGGCAACAATTTGCTGCAACGCACAATAAGAACCAAAAAGTTAGTGGTAAGATTCGCTCAATCACTGATTTTGGAATATTCATTGGCTTAGATGGCGATATTGATGGCTTAGTTCACTTGTCTGATATTTCCTGGACTGTTCCTGGTGAAGAAGCAGTAAAACAGTTTAAGAAAGGACAGGAATTAGAAGCAGTTATTCTTGCTATAGACCCTGAGCGTGAGCGTATTTCCTTAGGTATTAAACAACTTGAAGGTGACAACTTTACAAGTTTTGTTGATGAGTACACCAAGGGAGCTATCGTTAAAGGAACTGTTGTCTCTGTTGATCCTAAAACAGTTACTGTAGCATTGGCAGATGACATTACTGGTACTATTCGTGCGAGTGAGCTTTCAGATGAGCGTGTTGATGATGCGACTACTCTTGTCAAAGAAGGTGACGAGATTGAAGCAAAAATCATCAATGTTGACCGTAAAAACCGTTCAATTACTCTTTCAGTAAAAGCGAAAGATGCTCAAGATGAAGCTGATGCGATTAAGAAGTACTCTAGAACTGAAGGTGCATCAACAACAACCTTAGGTGATTTGTTGAAAGAAAAAATGGCAAGCAAAGAAAGTGATTAA
- the cmk gene encoding (d)CMP kinase has product MYNDTVPVITLDGPSGTGKGTICQLLAKHLKWNMLDSGAIYRVLAYAARKNKIDFHDVGQLTALARSLNLRFESSDNGTRAILDEEDISSAIRSEQCGQDASQIAALQEVRQALLERQRNFAQPPGLVTDGRDMGTVVFPTAILKIFLYANEAERANRRYLQLKEKGINVSLAQVVEELAKRDVRDTGRAHAPLKPADDAVQIDTTSLSIVQVFNIVLELMKERLHNG; this is encoded by the coding sequence ATGTACAATGACACCGTACCTGTGATAACCCTAGATGGGCCAAGTGGAACTGGTAAGGGAACGATATGTCAATTACTTGCAAAACATCTTAAATGGAATATGCTTGATAGCGGTGCAATCTATCGCGTTCTCGCTTATGCAGCAAGAAAGAACAAAATCGATTTTCATGATGTAGGGCAATTAACTGCTTTAGCCCGCTCCCTAAATTTACGTTTTGAGTCTTCCGATAATGGAACACGAGCTATTTTAGACGAAGAAGACATCAGCTCAGCAATTCGAAGCGAGCAATGTGGGCAAGATGCATCTCAAATTGCTGCTCTCCAGGAAGTAAGGCAGGCTTTGCTTGAGCGTCAACGTAATTTTGCTCAACCTCCCGGTTTGGTTACTGATGGCCGTGATATGGGCACAGTGGTTTTTCCAACGGCCATTTTAAAGATTTTTTTATATGCAAACGAAGCAGAAAGAGCAAATAGACGATATTTACAGTTGAAAGAAAAAGGAATTAATGTTAGCCTCGCGCAGGTTGTAGAAGAATTGGCTAAACGTGACGTAAGGGATACTGGTCGTGCACATGCGCCATTAAAGCCTGCAGATGATGCAGTGCAAATTGATACAACCAGTTTATCCATTGTACAAGTGTTTAATATTGTATTAGAATTAATGAAAGAACGTCTGCACAATGGTTAA
- the serC gene encoding 3-phosphoserine/phosphohydroxythreonine transaminase: protein MTNRVYNFGAGPSMLPEAILKEAQEEFLDWQNLGVSVLEVGHRTPQFSALLNHAEQSLRELLFIPPNYQVLFFGGAARTQFAMIPMNFLHPEEQAGYLVTGVWSHMALAEAQHLKKAYCIASGEEHGYKTIPEPKSWEIRENTSYVYYTPNETVNGVRFPYVPKTKGSTLIADMTSALLTEPIDIKNYGLIFAGAQKNIANAGLTIVIVRDDLLERLPVPPVPTMLNYKIQAEHHSLYATLPVFNCYLADKMFDWLKKQGGVEAIYRINCQKAAKLYQYLDSSDFYTTNIDPQVRSIVNICFSLKNEQLEGEFLRLAQLRGLYALQGHRLVGGLRASLYNAMPMAGVDALIEFMSEFAKENNR from the coding sequence ATGACGAATCGAGTTTATAATTTTGGTGCTGGTCCTTCAATGCTTCCTGAGGCCATATTAAAGGAAGCTCAGGAAGAATTCCTTGATTGGCAAAATTTAGGTGTTTCAGTGCTTGAAGTGGGGCATCGTACACCACAATTTTCGGCGCTTTTGAATCATGCCGAGCAGTCTTTAAGAGAATTACTCTTTATACCTCCAAATTATCAAGTACTATTTTTTGGAGGCGCGGCCCGTACACAATTTGCTATGATTCCCATGAATTTTTTGCACCCCGAGGAGCAGGCGGGGTATTTAGTTACCGGTGTATGGTCGCATATGGCTTTAGCTGAAGCGCAGCACTTAAAAAAAGCCTATTGCATTGCCAGTGGCGAAGAACATGGTTATAAAACAATTCCTGAACCTAAAAGTTGGGAAATAAGAGAAAATACATCCTATGTTTATTATACACCTAATGAAACCGTCAATGGTGTACGATTTCCCTATGTTCCTAAAACAAAAGGTAGTACATTAATTGCCGACATGACCTCAGCTCTGCTTACCGAGCCCATAGACATCAAGAATTACGGTTTGATTTTCGCTGGAGCTCAGAAAAATATAGCAAATGCTGGTTTAACCATAGTAATTGTTCGGGATGACCTACTGGAGAGATTACCTGTTCCTCCTGTACCCACCATGTTAAATTATAAGATTCAAGCGGAGCATCATTCACTTTATGCAACTTTGCCGGTATTTAATTGTTATTTAGCTGATAAAATGTTTGATTGGTTAAAAAAACAAGGTGGAGTCGAAGCAATATATCGTATTAACTGCCAAAAAGCAGCGAAGTTATATCAATATCTGGATAGCTCAGATTTTTATACTACGAATATCGATCCTCAAGTCCGTTCCATTGTGAATATATGTTTCTCACTTAAAAATGAACAATTAGAGGGTGAATTCCTTCGTTTAGCCCAACTCCGGGGTTTATATGCTTTACAGGGACATCGACTTGTGGGTGGACTTCGCGCCAGCCTTTATAATGCAATGCCCATGGCTGGGGTTGATGCACTTATTGAGTTCATGTCTGAATTTGCTAAGGAAAATAATCGGTGA
- the gyrA gene encoding DNA gyrase subunit A encodes MVYLAKEVLPVNIEDELKQSYLDYAMSVIVGRALPDVRDGLKPVHRRVLYAMSELGNDWNKPYKKSARVVGDVIGKYHPHGDTAVYDTIVRMAQPFSMRYLLVDGQGNFGSVDGDAPAAMRYTEVRMSKVAHALLADLEKETVDFSPNYDETEFAPVVLPSRVPNLLVNGSSGIAVGMATNIPPHNLTEVINACIALVDDPELSLDDIMEIIPGPDFPTAAIINGRAGIIQGYRTGKGRAIIRARTEIETDEDSGRQAIIITELPYQVNKARLVERIAELVRDKKIEGISGLRDESDKQGMRVVIELKRNEVADVILNNLYAHTQMQNVFGINMVALVDGQPRTLNLKQILEYFIKHRREVVTRRTLFDLKKARSRAHLLEGLGIALANIDEMIALIKQSPTPQDAKEALLAKLWEAGMVKTMLERAGSDASRPDDLAAEFGLGADGYKLSEAQAQAILELRLHRLTALEQDKILGEFEELLKLIRELLEILASPERLMQVIRDEFLEIKTQFGDERRTEITASQEDLTIEDLITEENVVVTLSHQGYVKYQPLSAYQAQRRGGKGKSATNVKDEDFVSRLVIASTHDTLLCFSNHGKLYWLKAYQLPLASRISRGRPIINILPLAEGEEINAMLPVREYQDGYYVFMATKKGTVKKVPLNAFSRPRSNGIIAVDLDEDDSLVGVDITDGSKDIMLFTDAGKVVRFDENKVRPMGRTARGVRGIRIEEGQAVISLVVAHPDGTILTATENGYGKRTSIEEYRVSGRGGQGVISIQVSERNGKVVRSVQVTDADEAMLITDKGTLVRFRINELSVIGRNTQGVRLINVTPGEKVVGMQKIEDLGEDSNESDNEIEIEIEESGDDESSL; translated from the coding sequence ATGGTTTATTTAGCTAAAGAAGTCTTGCCAGTTAATATTGAAGATGAATTAAAACAATCCTATCTCGATTATGCGATGAGCGTTATTGTCGGTAGAGCCTTGCCTGATGTTCGCGATGGGTTAAAACCGGTTCATCGACGTGTGCTTTATGCAATGAGTGAGTTAGGTAATGACTGGAATAAACCCTATAAAAAGTCAGCGCGTGTCGTAGGGGATGTGATCGGTAAATACCATCCACATGGCGATACAGCGGTTTATGATACAATCGTTCGCATGGCACAACCTTTTTCAATGCGATATCTTTTGGTTGATGGCCAGGGTAACTTCGGTTCTGTAGATGGTGATGCACCCGCGGCAATGCGATATACCGAAGTAAGAATGTCTAAGGTGGCTCACGCTTTATTAGCGGATTTGGAAAAAGAAACGGTTGATTTTAGTCCCAACTATGATGAAACTGAGTTCGCTCCCGTAGTTTTGCCTTCACGTGTTCCCAATTTATTGGTCAACGGTTCTTCAGGTATCGCTGTAGGTATGGCGACTAATATTCCTCCCCATAACCTGACTGAAGTAATTAATGCGTGTATTGCCTTGGTTGATGATCCTGAATTAAGTCTCGATGACATTATGGAGATTATTCCGGGTCCTGATTTTCCAACAGCGGCAATTATTAATGGAAGAGCTGGAATTATTCAAGGTTATCGTACAGGGAAAGGTAGAGCCATTATCCGTGCGCGAACAGAAATTGAAACAGATGAAGATTCTGGGCGCCAGGCCATTATTATTACGGAACTTCCTTATCAAGTGAATAAAGCCCGTTTGGTTGAACGTATTGCTGAACTGGTTCGTGATAAAAAGATTGAGGGGATTTCTGGGCTTAGAGATGAATCAGATAAACAAGGAATGCGCGTTGTTATTGAGCTAAAACGTAATGAAGTCGCTGATGTCATTTTAAATAACCTATATGCTCATACGCAAATGCAAAACGTGTTCGGAATCAATATGGTTGCCTTAGTTGATGGTCAACCCCGAACATTAAATTTGAAACAAATTCTTGAATATTTTATTAAACACCGACGTGAAGTGGTCACCCGAAGAACCTTGTTCGATCTCAAAAAAGCACGCAGCCGTGCTCATTTATTGGAAGGTCTAGGTATTGCCCTGGCTAATATTGATGAGATGATTGCTTTGATTAAACAATCACCAACCCCGCAAGATGCAAAAGAAGCCTTACTTGCTAAGTTGTGGGAAGCAGGCATGGTTAAAACGATGCTGGAGCGAGCAGGTTCTGATGCATCACGACCCGATGATTTGGCTGCTGAGTTTGGTTTAGGTGCTGATGGGTATAAATTATCAGAAGCTCAAGCCCAAGCCATTCTGGAATTAAGACTTCATCGTTTAACTGCTCTGGAACAGGATAAGATTTTAGGTGAGTTCGAGGAATTATTGAAGTTGATTCGCGAGCTATTGGAAATATTGGCTTCTCCTGAACGGCTTATGCAAGTGATCCGTGATGAGTTTCTTGAGATTAAAACACAGTTTGGTGATGAGCGTCGTACCGAAATTACCGCATCACAAGAAGACTTAACCATTGAAGATTTAATTACTGAAGAGAATGTGGTGGTGACTCTGTCGCATCAGGGTTATGTAAAATACCAGCCGCTTAGCGCATATCAGGCTCAGCGTCGAGGCGGAAAGGGCAAGTCTGCAACAAATGTTAAAGATGAAGATTTTGTTTCACGTCTCGTTATTGCAAGTACTCATGACACTCTGCTTTGTTTCTCTAACCATGGAAAACTCTATTGGCTTAAAGCTTATCAGCTTCCATTAGCCAGCCGTATTTCCAGAGGTCGTCCAATTATTAATATTTTACCACTTGCGGAAGGCGAAGAAATTAATGCCATGTTGCCAGTAAGAGAATATCAAGATGGTTATTATGTGTTTATGGCTACTAAAAAAGGAACAGTCAAAAAAGTACCTTTAAATGCCTTTAGCAGACCCAGATCCAATGGAATTATTGCTGTGGATCTTGACGAAGATGACAGCTTGGTCGGTGTGGATATCACAGATGGTAGTAAAGATATCATGTTATTCACTGATGCTGGAAAAGTGGTTCGTTTTGATGAAAATAAAGTACGACCTATGGGACGTACTGCGCGTGGTGTGCGAGGTATTCGCATAGAAGAAGGTCAGGCAGTAATTTCCTTGGTTGTAGCGCACCCAGATGGAACCATATTAACTGCAACAGAAAATGGATACGGTAAACGTACCTCTATTGAAGAATATCGTGTTTCTGGTCGAGGTGGACAAGGGGTGATTTCCATTCAGGTAAGCGAACGTAATGGTAAAGTTGTTCGCTCAGTCCAAGTGACTGATGCCGATGAAGCCATGCTCATTACAGACAAAGGCACGTTGGTACGCTTTAGGATAAATGAATTGTCTGTAATCGGACGAAATACTCAAGGGGTACGATTAATTAATGTCACCCCAGGAGAAAAAGTGGTGGGTATGCAGAAAATTGAAGATTTGGGCGAAGACTCTAATGAGTCCGATAACGAAATTGAAATTGAAATTGAAGAAAGTGGCGATGACGAATCGAGTTTATAA
- the glpK gene encoding glycerol kinase GlpK: MNYLLAIDQGTSSTRAMIYTVHGELVTSSQYPITQHYPQAGWVEHDPEEIWQKTLTAMRDVISRVPMEQILSCGVTNQRETTVIWNKKTGDCLAPAIVWQDRRTAEYCKTLIVDESMIQEKTGLIPDPYFSATKLKWLLDNNPEAKKLADKGDLAFGTIDSFLIWRLTKEHLHLTDVTNASRTMLFNIKEEQWDWDLLEYFRIPESVLPKVCASDSHFGLIDKKWLGIELPITGVAGDQQAALIGQVCFNIGMIKATFGTGAFLLLNTGSKAVLSQHKLLTTIAYKIHGKTAYGLEGSIYHAGTTVKWLRDSMKLITHADETETLANSLKGNDGVYLVSAFTGLGAPHWLSVPGASMVGLSLSSSRAHFARAALEGVCYQTREVCLCMREDSQLDLSLLRVDGGMAVNQWFLQFLADQCQLQIQKPKDIETTAKGAAMLAALGCGVFNSLDDLNAIWTVEQEFIPQRALEQVEMDYRGWRQALQKAKG, encoded by the coding sequence ATGAATTATTTGCTGGCAATCGATCAAGGAACGAGCAGTACCCGTGCCATGATATATACTGTTCATGGCGAATTAGTTACTTCCAGTCAATATCCAATCACGCAACATTATCCGCAAGCCGGATGGGTCGAGCATGATCCAGAAGAAATATGGCAAAAAACTCTAACCGCCATGCGTGATGTTATATCTCGAGTTCCTATGGAGCAAATCCTGTCTTGTGGCGTAACAAACCAAAGAGAAACTACAGTAATCTGGAATAAAAAAACTGGGGATTGTCTTGCGCCGGCTATTGTTTGGCAAGATCGCAGAACCGCTGAATACTGCAAAACATTAATAGTTGATGAATCGATGATTCAAGAGAAAACGGGTTTAATACCTGATCCTTATTTTTCAGCGACTAAGCTAAAATGGCTTTTAGATAATAATCCTGAAGCAAAAAAATTAGCAGATAAAGGTGATTTAGCCTTTGGCACTATTGATAGTTTTCTTATCTGGCGTTTAACTAAAGAACATTTGCATTTAACAGATGTGACTAATGCATCAAGGACCATGCTTTTCAATATTAAGGAAGAACAATGGGATTGGGATTTGCTCGAATATTTTAGAATCCCTGAGTCCGTTTTGCCGAAAGTCTGTGCAAGTGATAGTCATTTTGGCCTGATAGATAAAAAGTGGTTGGGTATTGAACTTCCGATTACCGGAGTTGCTGGCGATCAGCAAGCCGCATTAATTGGTCAGGTCTGCTTCAACATTGGCATGATAAAAGCCACTTTTGGAACAGGTGCATTTTTATTGCTTAATACAGGAAGTAAGGCGGTTTTATCGCAGCATAAACTTTTGACAACCATAGCCTATAAGATACATGGAAAAACAGCTTATGGATTAGAAGGAAGCATTTATCATGCGGGTACTACTGTAAAGTGGTTACGAGATTCAATGAAACTTATTACTCATGCTGATGAAACCGAAACCTTAGCAAACTCATTGAAAGGAAATGACGGGGTTTATTTGGTTTCAGCCTTTACAGGTTTGGGCGCTCCCCATTGGTTATCAGTACCTGGAGCATCCATGGTCGGTTTAAGTTTGTCCAGCAGCAGAGCTCATTTTGCCAGAGCTGCGTTAGAGGGCGTTTGTTACCAAACGCGCGAAGTATGTCTTTGTATGCGTGAGGACAGTCAATTGGATTTGTCCCTACTGCGTGTTGATGGCGGAATGGCAGTCAATCAATGGTTCTTACAATTTTTAGCCGATCAATGTCAACTGCAAATTCAAAAACCTAAAGATATCGAGACCACGGCTAAGGGCGCAGCGATGTTGGCTGCTTTAGGATGTGGTGTCTTTAATTCTTTAGATGATCTCAATGCAATTTGGACTGTGGAGCAAGAATTTATTCCACAAAGAGCTTTAGAGCAAGTGGAAATGGATTATCGGGGCTGGCGGCAGGCATTGCAAAAAGCAAAGGGGTAG
- the glpD gene encoding glycerol-3-phosphate dehydrogenase, with amino-acid sequence MNSVFDVAIIGGGINGCGCAADASLRGLSVVLLEQDDLASKTSSSSTKLIHGGFRYLENYEFGMVKKAITERQRLLDLAPHLVHPQALVLPYEKHMRPAWFLRLGLFIYDHLSSKNRLPKCKTIYRRNKKEYFDPLINKLDMGFLFYDAVTDDARLTIVNAIQAKNHGASIRTHSTVIHIEVVNNLWQLTIQPKVGSSYTLYAKSVINAAGPWVKSVEQLTRIPDRQKISLIKGSHIIVPQIYEGNHAYLLQHQDKRVIFVIPYHGFSMIGTTDIPLAGNPGNASISNEEVHYLIDLVNSYFKSTISAQDIIYTWSGVRALLADENKEAKALSRDYSYEVHLKPAPSVTIYGGKITTYRQLAEEVINQLLQTFPQMGPSITASTPLPGASFEQMNFEQYVHYAKEKYKWMDTDLFNRYLNTYGSRMELFLSSCNSKESLGKKYCTHLYQVEVDYLILEEWAQNCDDILKRRTKLDLIIDETGKKELANYLSNVTCYPSAEAPLLLH; translated from the coding sequence ATGAATTCGGTTTTTGATGTTGCAATTATCGGTGGCGGCATCAATGGCTGTGGTTGTGCTGCAGATGCGTCATTAAGAGGATTGTCTGTAGTACTTTTGGAGCAAGATGATTTAGCCTCTAAAACCTCTTCAAGCAGCACAAAACTAATTCACGGTGGGTTTAGATATTTAGAAAATTATGAATTTGGTATGGTTAAAAAAGCAATCACCGAAAGACAACGGCTTTTAGATTTGGCGCCCCATTTAGTACATCCCCAAGCCTTAGTTCTACCTTATGAAAAGCATATGCGACCCGCTTGGTTTTTACGTTTAGGTCTTTTTATTTATGACCATTTAAGTAGCAAAAATCGTTTACCCAAATGTAAAACCATTTATAGAAGAAACAAAAAAGAATATTTTGACCCTTTGATTAATAAACTAGACATGGGTTTTCTATTCTATGATGCTGTAACTGATGATGCTCGCTTAACCATTGTTAATGCAATCCAAGCAAAAAATCATGGGGCAAGCATAAGAACCCACTCTACAGTGATTCATATTGAAGTTGTGAATAATTTATGGCAATTAACCATTCAACCGAAAGTCGGTTCAAGCTATACCCTCTATGCCAAATCAGTAATTAATGCGGCTGGTCCGTGGGTTAAATCGGTGGAACAACTCACACGGATCCCCGATCGGCAAAAAATTAGTTTAATTAAGGGAAGCCACATTATTGTTCCTCAAATTTATGAGGGCAATCATGCATATTTGTTACAACATCAAGACAAACGGGTTATTTTTGTTATTCCATACCACGGATTTAGCATGATAGGTACCACTGATATTCCACTCGCTGGTAACCCAGGTAATGCGAGCATCAGCAATGAAGAGGTTCATTATTTGATTGATCTGGTTAATTCGTATTTTAAAAGCACGATATCCGCACAAGATATTATTTATACCTGGAGTGGTGTCAGAGCCTTGCTCGCTGACGAAAACAAGGAGGCCAAAGCTTTAAGTCGTGATTATTCATATGAAGTCCATCTCAAACCCGCACCTAGTGTCACCATTTATGGTGGGAAAATTACTACTTACCGGCAATTAGCAGAAGAGGTTATCAATCAACTCCTTCAAACATTTCCACAAATGGGCCCTTCGATCACGGCATCAACGCCATTACCAGGAGCCTCTTTTGAACAAATGAATTTTGAGCAGTACGTTCATTATGCAAAAGAAAAATATAAATGGATGGATACAGACTTATTTAATCGTTATTTGAATACTTATGGAAGTCGCATGGAATTATTCCTTTCCTCCTGTAATAGCAAAGAATCCTTGGGAAAAAAATATTGTACCCATCTATATCAAGTAGAAGTAGACTATCTGATTTTAGAAGAATGGGCACAAAATTGTGATGATATACTCAAACGCCGAACAAAACTTGATCTAATCATTGATGAAACAGGCAAAAAAGAATTGGCAAATTATTTATCAAACGTTACTTGTTATCCTTCTGCCGAAGCTCCTCTTTTATTGCACTGA